Proteins encoded in a region of the Limanda limanda chromosome 17, fLimLim1.1, whole genome shotgun sequence genome:
- the odad4 gene encoding outer dynein arm-docking complex subunit 4, which produces MSETDGDAKAPKSRGVFCDLMDLGNVLCRRGDWEKAAESFTTALTLKPDERNGLVCRSRCYLHMGQFENALRDSEASLNDDKTFCEGLYQKAEALYHMGELEFALVFYHRGQKLRPQMQEFRLGIQKAQDDIVTCINNNTCVNLKMNEDASFLQKDEKAQPSTSIQPLTEENKYQTQKTPVSEKVTRQLFGEFYSDKKYLENLLKDDGLVKSKTKGGENLQDIIRTHLKYLDTCTDHFNQKKPGKREKQSKPKGSKQRPRAPREPALFLLKSLDDIDAELTSGNAEGSLKKAKEVMEEVQRWSEKVVPDKKEVLGSLHSCIGNALIELGDMDNALEHHQKDLELAVKCNHPESMSRALDNIGRVYAQIGDFKKAIEFWEKKIPLLRRGVEKTWLFHEVGRCYLELGLHKEARDYGVRSLAAADEIADDKWHINANVLVAQSEMKLGNIESCVASFERALTHAKLQQDDFLTNAIQKALDEAKTQLPR; this is translated from the exons ATGTCAGAGACCGATGGAGACGCCAAAGCCCCAAAATCCAGGggtgtgttttgtgatttaatGGATTTAGGGAATGTGCTGTGCCGCAGAGGAGACTGGGAAAAGGCTGCAGAGAGCTTCACAACG GCGCTGACTCTAAAGCCTGATGAGAGGAACGGCCTTGTTTGTCGGTCCAGATGTTACCTGCACATGGGGCAGTTTGAAAACGCTCTCAGAGATTCAGAAGCTTCACTCAACGACGACAAGACATTTTGCGAG GGACTGTACCAGAAGGCAGAGGCTTTGTACCACATGGGAGAACTTGAATTTGCGCTGGTGTTTTACCACCGAGGACAAAAGTTGCGTCCTCAGATGCAGGAGTTCAGACTGGGTATCCAAAAAGCACAGGACGACATAGTTACCTGTATTAACA ACAACACCTGTGTTaatctgaaaatgaatgaagaCGCATCATTTCTTCAAAAAGATGAG AAGGCACAGCCAAGCACTTCTATTCAGCCCTTGACCGAGGAGAATAAATACCAGACCCAGAAAACTCCTGTGAGTGAGAAGGTGACCAGGCAGCTGTTCGGAGAGTTTTACAGTGACAAGAAATATCTTGAAAACCTGCTGAAAGATGACG GCTTGGTAAAGAGCAAGACGAAGGGTGGGGAGAACCTGCAGGACATCATTCGGACCCACCTGAAATATCTTGACACTTGCACCGACCACTTTAACCAGAAGAAACCTGGGAAACGGGAAAAGCAGAGTAAACCAAAAGGTAGCAAGCAGCGTCCTCGAGCTCCCCGTGAACCTGCTCTGTTTCTGCTGAAGAGCCTGGATGACATTGATGCAG AGTTGACCTCTGGAAATGCGGAGGGTAGTCTCAAGAAGGCAAAAGAAGtcatggaggaggtgcagagatGGTCTGAGAAAGTGGTACCCGACAAGAAAGAGGTTTTGGGCAGCCTGCACAGTTGCATTGGGAACGCCTTGATCGAGCTCGGAGATATGGACAACGCCTTAGAACATCATCAAAAAGACTTGGAGTTGGCTGTGAAGTG CAACCACCCGGAGTCAATGTCCCGGGCACTGGACAACATTGGCAGAGTCTATGCCCAAATTGGAGACTTCAAAAAAGCCATTGAGTT CTGGGAAAAGAAGATCCCCCTGCTCCGCCGTGGTGTAGAGAAGACCTGGTTATTCCACGAGGTTGGTCGGTGTTACCTGGAGCTTGGTCTCCACAAAGAAGCCAGAGACTACGGTGTCCGTTCTCTTGCTGCAGCCGATGAGATCGCTGATGACAAATGGCATATTAATGCCAATGTGTTGGTGGCGCAATCAGAAA TGAAACTTGGAAATATTGAATCCTGTGTCGCTAGCTTCGAGAGAGCCTTGACCCATGCCAAACTGCAACAAGACGACTTCCTCACGAATGCTATTCAGAAG GCTCTTGATGAAGCAAAAACACAACTACCACGATGA
- the cnp gene encoding 2',3'-cyclic-nucleotide 3'-phosphodiesterase: MDTEGSCEVLDASPQQEEVVMEKEAVSKLEAPEEATEPEKPPAAAEETEQLAVNGHGTEVVKQTEEPIVTEPVKLSEQEANGDSSPKDASDSESEPDESSGKISDPVAAFDAEPENLEPEQEPVPESDPELVVPVQATLAESVPVPEPAELTEYEPEAELEEQTLPEPVAQQEPVDAPPAAEEQNLPEQVETKAELKAMDAEAQMAKEGKAENNAVAEPLHDVQEDKPAVTEKAVEIVSVTEVASEKPTLKEEDSAVVAEDKKETEPEKSAEDKKETEPEKSAEDKKEAEPEKSAEDKKEAEPEKSAEDKKEAEPDKSAEDKKEAEPEKSESAPLKEVPVVVAAAAAVVESEQNIAELVKEEDPVPASGSLTFALLEQEQTKDALRTSRTLIVLRGLPGSGKSFLARAIADAYKGHCSVICADDHGVKPENPESYAGGYKALDEAVVSCCSAGTSSSVLIVVDDTNHSQDRLARMVEIAEEHHLVAIFLEPQTAWSCDLAQLTTKSSRGLEEAQLDAMKGPLEKMRIPLFFGFFLLSSIQDKIRCTSMDFLKTLDTLEPFKTHMTDFTGKPDKEVDLEQYFKATGTLHCTTKYCDYGKAEGAKEYAKKPAVKDLYGSTFELALSALFVTPRTVGARVSLTEEQLLLWPEDAESSVPAAASLPLGSRAHITLGCAEGVEPVQTGLDLLDILALQQEGQKAELVVEMELGSLTYYGEGRWLLLLREPICALACFSSYYKRKELESPKKEAEKKKKQKCTIL, translated from the exons ATGGATACTGAAGGGAGCTGTGAGGTTTTGGATGCATCTCCACAGCAAGAGGAGGTTGTAATGGAAAAAGAGGCTGTGTCAAAACTAGAGGCACCAGAAGAAGCCACAGAGCCTGAGAAGCCGCCAGCTGCTGCGGAAGAGACCGAGCAGCTGGCAGTGAATGGTCACGGTACAGAAGTcgtaaaacaaacagaggagccGATTGTGACAGAACCTGTGAAGCTGTCCGAGCAGGAAGCAAATGGTGACAGCTCACCCAAAGACGCATCGGACTCGGAGTCAGAACCAGACGAGTCATCTGGAAAGATCTCTGACCCGGTTGCAGCTTTCGACGCAGAACCAGAAAACCTAGAGCCTGAACAGGAGCCTGTGCCAGAGAGTGACCCAGAGCTGGTGGTGCCTGTGCAAGCAACTCTGGCAGAGAGTGTCCCTGTGCCAGAGCCAGCGGAATTGACCGAATACGAACCAGAAGCTGAGCTAGAAGAGCAAACATTACCTGAACCAGTCGCACAGCAAGAGCCAGTAGATGCACCACCAGCTGCCGAAGAACAGAACCTGCCGGAGCAAGTTGAGACCAAAGCAGAACTGAAGGCAATGGATGCAGAGGCACAAATGGCCAAAGAGGGGAAAGCAGAAAACAATGCTGTGGCTGAGCCTCTACATGATGTGCAAGAAGACAAGCCAGCGGTCACAGAAAAGGCAGTGGAGATAGTTTCAGTGACAGAAGTTGCCTCAGAAAAGCCAACGTTGAAGGAGGAAGATTCAGCTGTAGTTGCTGAGGACAAGAAGGAAACTGAACCTGAAAAATCTGCAGAGGACAAGAAGGAAACTGAACCTGAAAAATCTGCAGAGGACAAGAAGGAAGCTGAACCTGAAAAATCTGCAGAGGACAAGAAGGAAGCTGAACCTGAAAAATCTGCAGAGGACAAGAAGGAAGCTGAACCTGACAAATCTGCAGAGGACAAGAAGGAAGCTGAACCTGAAAAATCAGAGTCTGCACCTCTGAAGGAAGTTCCAGTagtagtagcagcagcagcagcagttgttgAGTCTGAGCAGAATATTGCCGAGCTTGTAAAGGAAGAAGATCCTGTCCCTGCATCTGGCTCCCTGACCTTTGCCCTGCTGGAACAAGAGCAGACCAAAGACGCCCTCCGCACCTCTCGCACCTTAATCGTCCTCCGGGGACTGCCAGGGAGTGGGAAGAGCTTCTTGGCACGTGCCATAGCTGATGCCTACAAAGGCCACTGCTCCGTCATCTGTGCCGACGACCACGGTGTAAAGCCAGAGAATCCAGAATCGTACGCAGGGGGATACAAGGCTCTGGACGAGGCCGTGGTGAGCTGCTGCAGTGCAGGAACAAGCTCCTCTGTGCTCATAGTGGTGGACGACACCAACCACAGCCAGGACCGGCTGGCCCGCATGGTGGAGATTGCCGAGGAACATCATCTTGTGGCCATCTTCTTGGAACCGCAAACGGCATGGAGCTGCGATCTAGCCCAGTTGACGACTAAGAGCAGCCGAGGACTGGAGGAGGCCCAGCTGGATGCCATGAAGGGTCCACTTGAGAAAATGCGTATCCCTCTTTTCTTTGGCTTCTTTCTTCTCTCGTCCATCCAGGACAAAATTCGATGCACATCCATGGACTTCCTTAAGACACTGGACACCTTGGAGCCCTTCAAGACGCACATGACAGACT tcACTGGTAAACCTGATAAAGAGGTGGATCTGGAGCAGTACTTTAAAGCCACGGGAACCCTCCACTGCACGACCAAGTACTGCGACTATGGGAAAGCTGAGGGCGCCAAAGAGTATGCAAAGAAGCCA GCTGTTAAAGATTTGTATGGTTCCACATTCGAGCTGGCACTGAGCGCTCTCTTTGTCACTCCTCGCACCGTCGGTGCTAGAGTGTCCCTCACCGAGGAGCAGCTCCTGCTGTGGCCGGAGGATGCAGAGTCCTCTGTCCCGGCAGCTGCCTCCCTGCCCCTGGGAAGCCGCGCCCATATCACTCTGGGGTGCGCCGAGGGTGTTGAGCCGGTTCAAACGGGCCTGGATCTGCTAGACATCCTGGCCCTACAGCAGGAGGGCCAGAAGGCGGAGCTGGTCGTGGAGATGGAGCTCGGCTCGCTGACCTACTACGGTGAGGGAAGgtggctgctcctcctcagggaGCCCATCTGCGCCCTGGCCTGCTTCTCCAGCTACTACAAGCGCAAGGAGCTGGAGTCACCCaaaaaagaagcagagaagaaaaagaagcagaagtgCACCATACTGTAA